The following proteins are co-located in the Lentibacillus sp. JNUCC-1 genome:
- a CDS encoding amidase has translation MKNDLVVKPVEELAPLIKEKSVSPVELTKAVLDQAEACEEKLNATISSYREEAETAAKQAESEIANGTYRGMYHGIPMGIKDNIFMKDKLTTMASKIHQDFIAPYDAGVISKLKEAGAILTGKLNMHEYAMGLTSDNPHYGAVHNPWELSKIPGGSSGGSGAAIAAHASMASIGTDTAGSIRIPAAFCGIVGLKPTYGRVSTHGVYPLSWTHDHVGPMAKTVKDTAGLFNIIAGKGDGNPADSNRVLDGDVKNLVIGVEEDFYFNQIDNRIDALVRKTINTLVEQGARVEVVSIPSMSETGHAGFTITLSEGSAVHMNNVLERAGDFGADNRGMLEMGAFPSSQAYADALKVREQVKKEFRDTFKKVDVLITPTSPVMPINIGDSQADLNGEKVDFLTNVIRLTIPGNLTGLPSLSVPCGLIDGMPCGIQITGPEFREDLVLNTGLAIEQTNPLNGAKPSIL, from the coding sequence ATGAAAAATGATTTGGTTGTAAAACCTGTAGAAGAACTGGCACCACTCATTAAAGAAAAATCGGTTTCACCGGTCGAATTGACAAAGGCTGTGCTGGATCAAGCCGAGGCTTGTGAGGAAAAATTAAATGCGACGATCTCATCTTATCGAGAAGAAGCAGAAACTGCAGCAAAACAGGCTGAGTCGGAAATCGCAAACGGGACATATCGCGGGATGTATCATGGTATACCAATGGGCATTAAAGACAACATATTCATGAAAGATAAGCTCACGACCATGGCTTCAAAGATCCATCAGGATTTTATTGCGCCCTATGATGCCGGTGTCATTTCTAAACTTAAGGAAGCGGGTGCCATCCTTACCGGGAAGTTGAATATGCATGAATACGCGATGGGGCTGACGAGCGACAATCCGCATTACGGAGCAGTACATAATCCATGGGAACTCAGCAAAATCCCCGGTGGCTCAAGCGGCGGTTCAGGGGCTGCCATTGCAGCGCATGCAAGCATGGCATCCATCGGAACCGATACGGCCGGGTCCATCCGTATTCCTGCTGCTTTTTGCGGTATCGTAGGCTTAAAACCTACATACGGACGTGTCAGCACACATGGCGTTTATCCGCTCTCCTGGACACATGACCATGTCGGTCCGATGGCCAAAACGGTCAAAGATACCGCGGGTCTATTTAACATTATCGCGGGAAAAGGGGACGGAAACCCAGCCGATTCCAATCGTGTCCTTGATGGGGATGTGAAAAATTTGGTTATCGGTGTTGAGGAAGATTTCTATTTCAACCAGATTGACAACCGGATTGACGCATTAGTCCGAAAAACCATAAATACCCTTGTTGAACAGGGGGCCAGAGTAGAAGTGGTCAGCATTCCATCAATGTCAGAAACGGGTCATGCCGGATTTACCATCACACTGTCAGAAGGCTCTGCTGTTCATATGAACAATGTACTGGAGCGCGCCGGTGATTTTGGTGCAGATAACCGAGGTATGCTGGAAATGGGCGCCTTCCCTTCCTCACAGGCATATGCCGATGCGTTAAAGGTGAGGGAGCAGGTCAAAAAGGAATTCCGGGACACCTTCAAGAAAGTGGATGTCCTCATAACACCAACATCACCGGTAATGCCAATCAATATTGGGGATAGTCAAGCCGATTTGAACGGTGAAAAGGTCGATTTCCTAACCAACGTCATCAGACTTACGATCCCGGGGAACCTGACAGGTCTCCCTTCACTGAGCGTACCATGCGGTCTCATCGATGGCATGCCGTGCGGAATTCAAATCACAGGCCCCGAATTCAGAGAAGACCTTGTCCTCAATACCGGACTGGCCATTGAACAGACAAATCCGCTTAATGGCGCAAAGCCATCTATTTTGTAA
- a CDS encoding Gfo/Idh/MocA family protein → MRKPRIGIIGLGGIAQKAYLPILSQETDWEVAGAFTPNVQKRNLICSEYRMEEYASVKKLAADCDAVFVHSSTTSHYAVVAELLRDGKDVYVDNPLAATVTEAEELVEVSKKHGRKLMVGFNRRFAPQYIKAKQKIPHASAVRFEKHHVNGIGADYKLTMLDDYLHLIDTVRWLTEGKKIQLVYPRLQLNEADQLIYAQHTFETDDKIVYQTGMHRQAGTNLEQLEVVALDSITRVKNMRTVETEKDGILHWEEQGTWETMLTTRGFTGAVTHFIDCLQQDMQPMIDGEQALQSQRVLESLLEE, encoded by the coding sequence ATGAGAAAACCAAGAATTGGGATTATAGGGCTCGGTGGAATTGCCCAAAAGGCATATTTACCGATTTTGTCACAGGAGACTGATTGGGAGGTTGCAGGTGCTTTTACCCCAAATGTGCAGAAACGAAATTTAATCTGCAGTGAGTACCGTATGGAGGAATACGCCAGTGTGAAAAAGCTTGCTGCTGACTGTGATGCTGTTTTTGTGCATAGTTCGACTACATCTCATTATGCAGTGGTAGCGGAGTTATTGAGAGATGGCAAGGATGTATATGTGGATAATCCGCTGGCGGCAACCGTTACAGAAGCGGAAGAGCTGGTTGAAGTAAGCAAAAAACATGGCAGAAAGCTGATGGTTGGCTTCAATCGCCGTTTTGCACCACAATACATAAAGGCAAAGCAAAAGATCCCCCATGCCTCTGCCGTCCGTTTTGAAAAACATCATGTGAATGGAATAGGAGCGGATTATAAGTTGACGATGCTTGATGACTATCTTCATCTGATAGATACCGTGCGCTGGTTAACAGAAGGAAAGAAAATTCAGCTCGTATATCCGCGGCTGCAATTGAATGAGGCAGATCAGCTCATTTATGCCCAGCATACGTTTGAAACAGATGACAAGATCGTTTACCAAACCGGAATGCACCGCCAAGCCGGTACCAACCTGGAACAATTGGAAGTGGTCGCCCTGGATTCCATCACCCGTGTCAAAAACATGCGCACGGTGGAAACAGAAAAAGATGGTATACTGCATTGGGAAGAACAGGGGACCTGGGAAACAATGTTGACAACCCGTGGTTTTACAGGGGCGGTTACACACTTTATAGATTGTCTGCAGCAGGACATGCAGCCAATGATTGATGGGGAACAAGCACTGCAATCACAAAGGGTTTTGGAAAGCTTGCTTGAGGAATAA
- a CDS encoding NAD(P)-dependent alcohol dehydrogenase gives MQVTGALVDENQNVKLENIELEGPYKDEVLIKLVGTGICHTDLSVLNQEVPTPLPIVLGHEGAGIVEEVGPGVTEFEKGDHVVIAFAFCGECKMCKKGKPGSCENLGKLNFEGTMRDGTMRMRQQEESVATLFGQSSLSTYSVSHKSNLVKVDKDVDLSIMGPLGCGIQTGAGTVANKLQPEYGSDIVIFGAGAVGLSGVMVASQLGCENVIVVDINQERLDLAKELGATHTLNGKKVDTLEEISKITNGGAQYAFDTTGVPDIVLQSIRCLAVDGVVAVVAVGGEVPIHIHQDLVMPNRSIVGVTEGLSIPSLFIPQLIEQYKQGKFPFDKLIQKYSFDEIHQALEDTKSGKTIKPIITF, from the coding sequence TAAAGATGAAGTTTTGATTAAGTTAGTTGGCACTGGGATATGTCATACAGATCTGAGTGTTTTAAACCAGGAAGTGCCTACACCATTACCAATTGTGTTGGGACATGAAGGAGCCGGCATCGTTGAAGAAGTTGGCCCCGGGGTAACCGAGTTTGAGAAAGGCGATCACGTGGTTATTGCATTTGCATTTTGTGGAGAATGCAAGATGTGTAAGAAAGGTAAACCAGGCAGCTGTGAAAACCTCGGGAAGCTAAATTTTGAAGGAACAATGAGAGATGGAACCATGCGCATGCGGCAACAAGAAGAGTCTGTGGCCACGCTGTTTGGTCAATCTTCTTTATCAACCTATTCTGTTTCGCACAAAAGCAACTTGGTTAAGGTCGATAAAGATGTTGATCTGTCCATAATGGGCCCACTGGGTTGTGGCATTCAGACGGGTGCCGGGACAGTCGCGAACAAATTACAACCGGAGTACGGCTCTGACATCGTTATATTTGGCGCCGGAGCTGTTGGATTGAGTGGCGTGATGGTTGCCAGTCAGCTAGGTTGTGAGAATGTGATTGTAGTTGATATTAACCAGGAACGCCTTGATTTGGCGAAAGAATTGGGTGCCACCCATACGTTGAATGGCAAGAAAGTAGATACGCTCGAGGAGATTTCCAAAATCACTAACGGAGGCGCACAATATGCCTTTGACACGACAGGTGTACCCGATATCGTCCTTCAGTCTATACGGTGTTTGGCGGTAGACGGCGTAGTAGCCGTTGTAGCTGTCGGAGGAGAAGTCCCCATTCATATTCATCAGGACCTTGTCATGCCAAATCGTTCTATTGTAGGAGTAACAGAAGGATTGTCTATTCCTTCCTTGTTCATTCCGCAATTAATCGAACAGTATAAACAGGGCAAGTTTCCTTTTGATAAGTTGATCCAGAAATATTCATTTGATGAAATACATCAAGCTTTAGAGGATACCAAGAGCGGTAAAACCATTAAACCGATTATTACGTTTTAA
- a CDS encoding sensor histidine kinase: MKLFLKEHALLIVLHIVQFAFFTFLLLISGYRDYSVLLYGIIVAVFFLGSYLIFQYATRHKVYKRLSAKAERLEELLEKTSDAPVGRALDQLTKSHYMLFMEQLKQAEDAQDEHRQFIDRWVHQMKTPLSVIELTAQNLDEPESSDIREETERIKNGLHTVLNMARLRTIQDDFHVKPVRLEALLHEVNQENKRFYIRNQVYPRLHIRSESVAVETDEKWLFFIVNQLVQNAVKYSSGKSNRVEIVLDKTEEGAAVLEITDYGVGIPWHDQKRIFQAFFTGDNGRLFRESTGMGLYLTKEVADYLGHAIEVDSTEGEGSTFRILFTRSQTVDL; encoded by the coding sequence ATGAAACTGTTTCTGAAAGAACATGCGCTGTTAATTGTCCTTCATATTGTTCAGTTTGCCTTTTTTACTTTTCTGTTGCTGATCAGCGGGTATCGTGATTACTCGGTTCTCCTGTACGGCATCATCGTAGCCGTGTTTTTTCTCGGCAGTTATTTAATTTTTCAATACGCCACACGTCACAAAGTCTATAAGCGCCTTTCCGCAAAGGCAGAGCGGCTTGAGGAACTTTTGGAAAAAACCAGTGATGCCCCGGTCGGCAGGGCATTGGATCAATTGACGAAAAGTCATTACATGCTGTTTATGGAGCAGCTGAAGCAGGCGGAAGATGCCCAGGATGAACACCGCCAATTTATTGACAGGTGGGTCCATCAGATGAAAACGCCGTTATCCGTCATTGAATTGACAGCACAGAACCTCGATGAACCTGAATCCTCTGATATCAGGGAGGAGACCGAGCGGATTAAAAATGGGCTCCATACCGTATTAAACATGGCGCGGCTCCGCACGATCCAGGATGACTTCCATGTGAAGCCTGTCCGGCTTGAAGCGCTGCTGCACGAAGTTAACCAAGAAAATAAACGGTTTTACATCCGTAACCAGGTGTATCCCCGACTGCATATCCGCAGTGAGTCTGTTGCCGTCGAAACGGATGAGAAGTGGCTGTTTTTTATTGTGAACCAGCTTGTGCAAAATGCCGTCAAGTACTCCTCCGGCAAAAGCAACCGCGTAGAAATTGTGCTCGATAAAACGGAGGAAGGCGCTGCCGTTTTAGAAATAACGGATTATGGCGTGGGCATTCCGTGGCATGATCAGAAACGCATTTTCCAGGCTTTTTTCACCGGAGACAATGGCCGCCTTTTCCGGGAATCGACCGGCATGGGACTGTATTTAACGAAGGAAGTTGCGGACTACCTGGGACATGCGATTGAGGTGGATTCAACAGAAGGGGAAGGCAGCACGTTCCGGATCCTGTTTACCCGATCACAAACTGTAGACTTATAA
- a CDS encoding response regulator transcription factor: MTKIMIIEDDPKIASHLKSYIEKYEFDVAIVEDFEHIMGSFVKHQPQLVLLDINLPYFDGYYWCRQIRKESICPVIFISARTGEMDQVMAIENGGDDYITKPFHSDVVMAKIRSQLRRAYGEYARNRGERILEMGGLQLFPERFELRFGGQTVLLTKNESDIMATLLERHPRVAGREDLLEKLWDEQTYVDENTLNVNITRVRKKFQELGIEGAVETVRGAGYRLRPTWEESHE; the protein is encoded by the coding sequence ATGACTAAAATCATGATCATAGAGGATGACCCGAAAATTGCTTCCCATCTGAAAAGTTATATTGAAAAATATGAATTTGACGTTGCGATTGTGGAAGACTTTGAACATATTATGGGAAGCTTTGTGAAGCACCAGCCCCAGCTTGTCCTGCTGGATATCAATTTACCGTATTTTGACGGCTATTATTGGTGCAGGCAAATACGAAAGGAATCGATTTGTCCGGTGATTTTCATTTCTGCGCGAACGGGTGAAATGGATCAGGTGATGGCGATTGAAAATGGCGGGGATGATTATATCACCAAGCCTTTTCATTCGGATGTTGTCATGGCGAAAATTCGCAGTCAACTGCGGCGGGCATACGGTGAATATGCGAGGAACCGGGGAGAGAGAATACTGGAAATGGGCGGTCTTCAGCTTTTCCCGGAAAGATTCGAGTTGCGGTTTGGGGGTCAGACCGTTCTGCTGACGAAAAATGAAAGTGATATTATGGCAACGCTGCTGGAACGTCATCCGCGTGTGGCGGGCAGGGAGGATTTGCTGGAAAAGCTGTGGGACGAGCAGACGTATGTCGATGAAAATACGCTGAACGTTAATATTACCAGGGTCAGGAAAAAGTTTCAGGAGCTTGGTATTGAAGGGGCCGTGGAAACCGTCCGCGGGGCGGGATACCGTTTGCGGCCGACATGGGAGGAGAGCCATGAATGA
- a CDS encoding helix-turn-helix domain-containing protein, with product MSVAILEEFDKDIDAAYKENNQSKIEKETFTILSTVAMFMMELFKDRLKRVVPDINHLDFNKSFITSEKNHEALLHWLKQIDTITNGSVEDIEFGKFKVDFEKWFYEIGGTNIQFEYHDSYLITPGEAAEQLGVSTVTINNYVKRGFEYMNHRSHRRIPKHMIPLWKDPVYSIKIQMMYQQQKLLHQKPEERLKEVMEEILSFQIKYQAGTVKKAIKEVDGDKPDLLTDYYEWESLEEERQELEEQVFGEQTGG from the coding sequence ATGAGTGTGGCTATACTAGAGGAATTTGACAAAGATATAGATGCTGCATACAAAGAAAATAATCAATCAAAAATTGAAAAGGAAACCTTTACTATTCTAAGTACTGTGGCTATGTTCATGATGGAATTGTTTAAAGATCGGCTTAAGCGTGTTGTCCCAGATATAAACCATCTGGATTTTAACAAATCCTTTATTACTTCTGAAAAAAACCATGAAGCTTTATTGCATTGGCTAAAGCAGATTGATACAATCACCAATGGCTCCGTTGAAGATATTGAATTTGGTAAATTTAAGGTGGATTTTGAGAAGTGGTTTTATGAGATTGGCGGAACAAATATACAGTTTGAATATCATGATTCATATCTAATTACCCCTGGTGAGGCTGCAGAACAGCTTGGTGTATCGACTGTTACGATTAATAATTATGTGAAGCGCGGATTTGAATATATGAATCATCGTTCACATCGGCGAATTCCTAAACACATGATCCCATTATGGAAAGATCCCGTTTATAGTATTAAAATTCAAATGATGTATCAACAACAAAAGTTACTTCATCAAAAACCCGAAGAACGGTTAAAAGAGGTTATGGAAGAAATTTTATCTTTTCAAATAAAATATCAGGCAGGGACAGTTAAAAAGGCTATTAAAGAGGTAGATGGTGATAAACCAGATCTTTTAACAGACTATTATGAGTGGGAGAGTTTAGAAGAGGAGCGGCAGGAATTAGAAGAACAAGTTTTTGGGGAGCAGACGGGTGGTTGA
- a CDS encoding ABC transporter ATP-binding protein, translating to MLKVNEVSKIYEGKVAYRALTDINLEIDKGEFVGIMGPSGSGKTTLLNLIATIDEPTTGNIQIEGENPHRLKRNQLAQFRRRELGFVFQDFNLLHTLTVKENIVLPLTLDGKKVKDMEAKADAIANTLGITPIMNKRTYEISGGQAQRAAIARAMIHTPKLLLADEPTGNLDSKASKDVMEMLVSLNEKEKTTMMLVTHDPQAASYCDRVVFIRDGKFYSEIHQGESRQAFFQKIIDTLSLLGGNDNDFPTVRR from the coding sequence ATGCTAAAAGTCAACGAAGTCAGTAAAATTTATGAAGGAAAGGTCGCATATAGAGCTTTAACGGATATTAATCTGGAAATAGACAAGGGCGAATTTGTCGGGATCATGGGCCCGTCCGGAAGCGGGAAAACAACGCTCCTCAATCTGATTGCCACCATTGATGAACCAACAACAGGCAACATCCAGATTGAAGGGGAAAATCCGCATCGTTTGAAACGAAACCAGTTGGCCCAGTTCCGCAGAAGGGAACTTGGCTTTGTATTTCAGGATTTCAATTTGCTGCACACCCTCACAGTCAAAGAAAATATCGTGCTTCCATTAACCCTTGACGGGAAAAAGGTAAAGGATATGGAAGCCAAGGCCGATGCGATTGCAAACACACTTGGGATCACGCCTATCATGAATAAGCGGACATATGAAATATCCGGCGGCCAGGCACAGCGGGCAGCCATCGCCAGGGCAATGATCCATACACCAAAGCTATTGCTCGCAGACGAACCAACGGGAAATCTGGATTCAAAAGCTTCCAAAGATGTCATGGAAATGCTTGTGTCCCTTAATGAAAAGGAAAAAACGACGATGATGCTCGTGACACATGATCCACAGGCGGCAAGCTATTGTGACAGAGTTGTCTTCATCCGGGATGGCAAGTTCTACTCGGAGATCCATCAGGGTGAGAGCCGGCAAGCATTTTTCCAGAAGATCATCGACACACTTTCCTTGTTGGGAGGGAATGACAATGACTTTCCGACAGTTCGTCGTTAA